From the genome of Natrinema marinum:
GTTCGTCCACCACCGGGAGGATGTGCGTCGAGAGGAAGATCGTCATCTCCCGGTCGGCCAACTCGGCGATGGTGTTCCGCATCGTCCGGGCGGCGCGGGGATCGAGCCCGCTCGTGGGTTCGTCGAGGAAGGCCACGTCAGGTTCGTGCAGGACCGCCTGAATGACGCCGATCTTCTGGCGCATCCCCTTCGAGTAGTCCTCGATGCGCTTGTTGGCGTCGGAGCGCAGGTCGAATCGCTCGAGCAGCGACTCGATGCGTTCGGTCGCCTCGTCCTCGGGGATGTTTCGGAGGCCGGCGGCGTACTCGAGTTGTTCCCGGCCGGTGAGTTCGTCGTAGACCGGCGGATCCTCGGGGAGGTAACCGATGTGGGGCGTTACCGACTCGCGGTCGGTGATCGAGTGCCCCGCGACGCGGGCCCTTCCCGAAGTCGGCCGCGTCAGCGTGGTCAGCATCTGCATCGTGGTCGTCTTTCCCGCGCCGTTGGGGCCGAGGAAGCCGTAGACCGTCCCGCGTTCGACGTCCATCGTCAGGTCCGACACGGCGGTCGTCTCGCCGTAGCGTTTCGTCAGCCCGTCGGTCTCGATAGCGGGGCCGTCGGCAGGGCTCATAGGAGTCCCTTCGACCCGGTGAAGTTAAAGGTATGTCATGTCTGGTACGAGTCCGCGCTCGGAAGTGGTGACAGAAAACCAAACAGTTTACTGGCCACACGACGCGAGTCCGATTATGGACCCCGCACAGCGAGGAAGCCGACGATCTGCTCGAGGAGATCGTTGATGAGATACGCGTTCGCCTCGGTCGCCAGGACGGAGCTCCGCCGAACGGTCCGGTCGGTCGCCGGCGACCCGAAGAAACTGCTCACGATGGTCGCGGTCGGCCTGCTCGTGTTCGGGCCGATCACGGGCATCTCGTTTCTCATCCTCCCGGAGCTAGGGGCAGAGGCCGCCGGGGGACTCCTCGCGGCCAACGCCGAGCTGGTGACCGACTACGTGACCGGTGGCGTTGCCGTCGTCTGGCTCTTTCTGCTCCTCATGGTAGTGATGCGGACGGTCACGTCGGCCGCCAACATCGACGAACCCGCGTTCCTCCTGCTATCGACGACGGTCCGGAACACTGTCGTCGGTGTTATCACGATGGAGATCGCACTCTTCGTGATCTGGCTGCTCCCGGTGTCGATCATCATCGCGTCCGGGTTCGCGTACGGTGCGGGAACGGTCCTCCCGGCGATCGCCGCGCCGGCGTTGATCGCGGTCATGCTCGTGTCGGCCGTTCCCGTCGGCTTCGTCCTCGGCGTCTGGATCCGCCATCTGCTCACCGTCTACGAGCCGATCGCCCAGTACCGAACGCTGGTGTTCGTTCTGTTCTGGATCGCCTACATCGGCGTGTTCGCGACCGGCGGGTTCGAGACGATCGTGGGGCCGTTGTTCTCCGCGTTGCAGTCGAGCCCGCTGGGCTGGCCCGGCCACGTGCTGCTCTTCGGACTCCCCGGCCTCGAGCCGTCGGTGACCGGCCTCGTCGGCGCGGTCCTCGGCTCGGCGCTCGTGGCGAGTCTCGCCGTCGCGGCCGCGGTCCCCTCCGCGCGCCGCCACTGGTTTTCGGACCCGGCACGCACCGACGACGAGGTCATCGAAGCGGAAACATCGTCGGATCGGCTCGCCGGACTGCTTTCCGGGAGGGTCTCGCTGCCCGTTCGAACGGTGACGATGACCGCGATCCGCCGAACGAAGCGCGCGCCGATCCGGCTCGCCTACGCCGCCTATCCGCTGTTCGGCGTGATCGGGTTCGTCCAGCAGATCATCGAGAGCTGGACGGTGCCGACGTTCATGGCCGTGCTGTTCTCCCTGTACATCGTCTGGGCGGCCGGCGTGTTGTTCACGCTCAACCCGCTGGGCGATCTCGGGCCGGCCCTCCCGGCCGTGCTGACCTCGACGCTCACCGGCCGGCAGGCGATCCGCGGTCGCATCCTCGCCGGCGCGCTGGTCGGCGTCCCGCTCGCGCTCGTCGTCTCGCTGGCGTTCGGTCTCGTGAGCCCGCTCTCGCTCGAGCGAACCGCTGCGCTGGTCGCGGCTACCACCGTCGGCGCCGTTATCACGCCAGCGCTGGCGACCGGCATCGGCACGGCGTTTCCCCGCTTTGGCAGCGTCAACGTCACGAACAACCGCGAGGCGGTGATGCCGAGCAAGACGTCGTTCGCCGTCTACACGCTCGCGATCGTGCTCCCCGCCGTCGCCGCGGTCGTCCTCTACCTCGAGGCCCCCGAACTGATCGCGAGTGTCATCTCGTCGCTCTCGAGTTGGACGCCGCTGCCCGCGGTGACGGTCTCCGCTCGCGCGATCACGATCGGTTCCTGGGTCGTCCTGATCGGCGGATTGCTCGCGCCGGCGGTTTCCTACCGCTACGCGGTCGAGCGGTTCGACTGGTACGCCCTCGAGTGAGGGCGGGCCGGTCGCCCCTCGAGGACTGAGACGTTAGCGCTCTCGGCCGTCGATCCACGTCCCCTGAACGTAGTTGTCGACCGAGAGCGGGTCGGCGGTGGGCGCATCCATCGAAAGGGACGCAGTCGTGTTGGTCGTGTTCGCCGTCGAATTCGTACTAGTTCCGTCGACGGTCTCGGTCGTGTTCCTGTCGCCGGTCCCGGTGTCGGCCCCGTCGGCCGGCCGTTCGACGATCGTCCCGCCGTCGCCGACCGCGACATCGTACGCCGTGCCCGTCGACACGCCGCGAAGCTTCGATTTGACGACGGGCTGGTACTGTCGCCACTGGCCCGCGGACTGGCGTTCGAACAGCGTGCCGCCGTCGCCGGCCGCGAGTCCGTCGGCTCCGTCGCGGTCGACGGCGCGGACGGCCCGTCGCCTATCGTCGACGACGTGGGGCGTCCACCGGAAGCCGTCGTACCGGTAGATGACCCCGGAGCCGGCGGCGACGTTGACGTCCTTCGGTCCGCGGCTGGCGATGTCGAAGAAGGCACCGCCCGCGAAGTCGATACCGATCTGCTCCCACGTGCTCCCGCTGTCGATCGTCTCAGCGACGAACTGGCTCGTCGAACAGGCGTGGCCGGCTTTGCGGGAGTGAAAGTCGATGCCGGGAATCGTCGAGCCGCCGCCCGGCTTGATCACTTCCTTGTACTTCATCGCGCCGCTGTCCTGTCGAACGCCGACGAGCAACTCGCCGGAACCGTTGACGAAGTAGAGGCGCTCGTTCTCACCAGCGGTTCCCCTGACGGCGCAGTCCTCCCAGGTGCTCGTTTTCCCGCGCGGCGCGGAGTAGTTCGTCAGCGTCTGCGTCTCGACGTTGTACTCGCCGATGACACCGCTGCCGCCGACGAACCAGACCGCCCTCCCGTCGTCGGTGGCGTCGATTCCGGTCAACCGGCGGCTCCGCGCCTGCGGACCGTAGGAGACGACTTTCTGCCAGCCGTCGTCTCGCCGCGCGACGACGTTCCCGTCCGCACCGGCCGCGAACGGCCCCGCGGCGGTGTCGACGGCGTCGTTGAGCGCCTTCCCGGTCGGGGATTCGGCCTGTTTCCATCCCCCATCGTTCGTCTGTGCGGAGACCGCCGAGCCGATCGCGAGCACGCCGGCAGCGGTCGATGCGGTCGCGAGCCGAAGGACGTCGCGTCTGGTCTGTTCGGACATGGGTCGCAGTCCGGGGTAGCGCTCGAGCCCCTATAAGATGCCGCAGTATTCTATATAGCTATAACGAGAAGCGCGCAGATCGAGTACCAAACTCGGCCGTAGGCTCGGATTCTACACCAACTATTTATTCCAGGGGCGGTGAAAGACGATCGATGCCACAGCTCTGGCGGCTGACCCGAAACCGGTACGGTCGCACCGCCTACGACGCGCTCGCGCGAGTGGGACTCACCGCGACGGTGATGATCGAGTACGTCGCGACGCTCGAGGGTGCCGCCTTCGACACCGACGACGGGTCGTACTCGGTCGAGGTCTGCGAGCCGGCACGAGTCGCGCCGCTCGACGCACCCGTCGACGAACTCCGCCCCGACGAGCGAGTGATCGCCGCGCTCGAGGACGGCCAGCCTCGGGGCTACTGCTTCTGTTCGGTCGATACGGCCCACGAGATCCATCCGCTGGAGCGGACGATTTCGTTCGACGGGGCCTACATCAGGCGCGTCTTCGTCGATCCCGACCACCGGAACCAGGGGCTCGCGACGGCAGTCGTCGCCGAGGCCTGTCGACGGGCCCGTGAGCAGGGAGCGCGGCGGGCCACAGCGCTTGTCGCACTCGACAACAGTCCCTCTCGACGTCTGTTCGAGCGCCACGGCTTCGACCCCTGGCGGCGGCGGCGCTACGTCAGAGCCGGCCCGTTCTCACATCGATCGACGCGAGCGGTGTGACGGACCGATCGAACGGCACCCGGCACTCGAGCGCCGGTCGTCGTGAGTCACGACGACCGGTTATCGCTATCGAGGAGATCGGAGTCGTCAATAGATATATAGAATGCTACTAAGTAAATAGTTCTCGGAGCAGACTTATGACGACCCCTGTCGATGCTCCACTCGAGTGAATGACGGGAGAACTGCGAGAGGCGATCCGAGGGGCCAGGAACCGGTTCGATACTATCGATCGGCGGGTCGCGAAGACGGCCGATCGGACGAACGTGTTCGAACAACTCACCGGCGCGGACTACATTAGCCTCGGCGCGCTGTTCGTCGGTTGGGCCAGCGCGCTCCTGTTCGTCGGTGGAGAGCCGAACTGGGCGCTGTTGGCGATGTTCGGCGCGTTCGGTCTCGACAAGGCCGACGGCTGGTACGCCCGCCGGACGGGCACCTCCTCGCCGTTCGGACGGCAGATCGACTCGTTCATCGACATCTTCGCATATCTGGTGCCGGCGGTGCTCCTGTATCACTTCGTCCTCGCGCCGGGCGTGTTCGCCAGCCTCGTCGTCGGGTTCCTCGTCCTCGCGTTCGGCGGGCTCCGACTGGTCCGGCACAACAGCGAGGGCTTTGGCTCCGACGACGGGGCCAGCTTCTACCACGGTACGACCGTCGTCCACACGAACCTCGTCGTCGTCACGAACTACTTCCTCGCCGCCTTCGTCGGGCT
Proteins encoded in this window:
- a CDS encoding ABC transporter ATP-binding protein, which codes for MSPADGPAIETDGLTKRYGETTAVSDLTMDVERGTVYGFLGPNGAGKTTTMQMLTTLTRPTSGRARVAGHSITDRESVTPHIGYLPEDPPVYDELTGREQLEYAAGLRNIPEDEATERIESLLERFDLRSDANKRIEDYSKGMRQKIGVIQAVLHEPDVAFLDEPTSGLDPRAARTMRNTIAELADREMTIFLSTHILPVVDELADEIGVLHDGKLVAEDDPARLKSRAETGEARSLEEAFLDITRDPDEEGLRERPAE
- a CDS encoding GNAT family N-acetyltransferase, which produces MPQLWRLTRNRYGRTAYDALARVGLTATVMIEYVATLEGAAFDTDDGSYSVEVCEPARVAPLDAPVDELRPDERVIAALEDGQPRGYCFCSVDTAHEIHPLERTISFDGAYIRRVFVDPDHRNQGLATAVVAEACRRAREQGARRATALVALDNSPSRRLFERHGFDPWRRRRYVRAGPFSHRSTRAV
- a CDS encoding CDP-alcohol phosphatidyltransferase family protein, producing the protein MTGELREAIRGARNRFDTIDRRVAKTADRTNVFEQLTGADYISLGALFVGWASALLFVGGEPNWALLAMFGAFGLDKADGWYARRTGTSSPFGRQIDSFIDIFAYLVPAVLLYHFVLAPGVFASLVVGFLVLAFGGLRLVRHNSEGFGSDDGASFYHGTTVVHTNLVVVTNYFLAAFVGLWNGWLAGLAICIACPLMVSDYKAYKTDTSHVLAGLAAVAAVGLALALEFGYL